A segment of the Malaclemys terrapin pileata isolate rMalTer1 chromosome 1, rMalTer1.hap1, whole genome shotgun sequence genome:
TAAAATACAGCCAATTAAAAGTAAAATACACCTTATGCTCCAGTGTAAAACCTGAAcctattaaaatcaatttaattgctataaaaatgttatttgagcattcccatttaaaaaaaaaaaatatttgcaagttttaagcaggaggtggtTACTGTCCACCATGTTTCTAATAAAATTAACCAGTAATTAAAAGGGTTAGCAGAGATTCGGAACACAATTGGTGGGAGACATTGTTGGGATGGTCTCCCATGGCATCGGAAATTTTCAGTTTGGCTTTACATCCAACTGTGGTGATTCTAATGCTTCAAGTGCCATTGGTTGTTGTGTTCTCAGCACTGACATGCTGGATAAGGAGGAAGACTGATAAGTTGCAAAGCCAGAGATTTTACAAACCATGGGCACGTCCCGAAAATAAGTACCTGATGTCTGGTCTTTAACGAGGCAAAGTCAGGAGTGAAACCGAAAAGTGCCAGCGTGAAAATTCTTGCTCAGTCTTTGTTGAGAGCCGTGAGCCTAATGATGGATTTCCAAAAGTAACTCACTGAACttgttatatatatatgtgtaactgcttcaatatttaaaatatttggccATTGAAAAGGGGAATGTTGCCCTGGATTTAAGGGGTGTATATATCCCAGATTGTGATCAAGCCAATTGCAAACATATTTATGAGCACTCCACCTTAGaagtctggggcaaaatcactacttggtcctgctagtgaaggcagggggctggactcgatgacctttcaagatcccttccagttctatgagataggatatctccattaatttataatttaatttatttataataaaataaaacaccacaTAGTTAATGGTCAATTTGAAGACAGGCTTTCAAAAGCAAGGTCATAACTACTGGCAGTTTTGCTAAtcagtataaaaaaaataataataatggagatatcctatctcctagaactggaagggaccttgaaaggtcatcgagtccagccccctgccttcactagcaggaccaagtactgattttgccccagatccccaagtggccccctcaaggattgaactcacaatcctgggtttaggaggccaatgctcaaaccactgagctatccctccccctggagtaaataaataataaaaaaaatgtaaataaacagCCTTAAGTCTATACGCCTCTAATAAgaaaagtttattaaaacattaaaaagtaataaattaATAGGGGTCATTATGACCAATGTGTTTAgtagaagttagttataaaaagTTTAAATAATAAAGTGTACTTGGGAGCAGTCCTCAGAAGCTATCCTGGGAGAGATGTTTTCCTGACATCTTTACTCCCCAGCAGGGAGGTGTTTGGCCAGCACTGATCTGTCGTTGATTACCGAATACTGTCTCAGAATATAGGTAAATATCTGGGTTGTTCTAAGCCTGTTGCTTATGTCTCTGTGCGCTTAcatctaataaactgcagtgcTAGACAAGAGCATGCTGACTTGCATTAGCCCTTGATCAAACAGAATTGCTCAATTGCTGATGATTTATTCCTTACATGGCCTGAAGTAAAATAGTTAAGTTGACCCTTTTAGGGTTTCTGACAACCCCGAGTAACAAAGCTCCTATATTTTTCCCAGCTCTCCTCTTTGCGGCAGAGACCCCTGTATATTCTGGGTAGGGTTGTTGGTGGTATGTGACCATGCTGTCCTTGTGAGGGTCTGATTCTGCCCTCACTAAGCTTCCCCCACCTAGGTCACATTGGATCCAACGCAACCGCTTGCACCTGGCTGAAGGTAGAATTTGGCTGGGAGGTTATTATTAGTGTATCGTTCAATCTAGCTGCATTGGATTGAAATTGTGATGACGATGTCTTCAGGCAGCTTCTGCCCTCAGACACAGTGACCCCTTGAAATGTGCGATTAGTTTAATGCATCAACAACGGCCTCTATGCTTCACTTTCTATCTGCTGGGAATCTGCTCTCCTGCAAGGTGTGTGAATGGTCCATATCTTGTGTGTGAGACAGCAGGGGTCTCTCTGAGTGTCATCTGCCATTACTTATTTGTggtacagcagtgcacagaggcCATAATTAGAAGCTCTCTGGCCAATTCTGTCTCTGCCCAACCTTCAAAGGACAAAAGAGGTCTCATTGTAAAGAGTTTCCACCCAAACTTTGAAATGCGCAGATCTAGATTCAGTATGTACTCCTCACTTGGGATGGGGTGAGCCCTCTGCCTTAGCCAGCGCAGGCAGTGACAGTGGCTGTTTCTCTGATGGCGGGTTGAGATACCTGCCAGGTAAATGACAGATCACAAGAGCAATACCCACTCCCAGGAGTGTCCTACAGCAGATTGTAATACTGTTTAGAGAGCAGATCGCTCTCATTCACTTCCAGGTTCGGGGGCAGTTATTTATTTATAGTCCATAGTGCTCATTGGAACCAAGCTCAGACATTTGTGGCTCCTGCTTCACACTCCGCCCCGTGTGAGGTTGGGGGGTATCCTGATCCCCATCTTATTGACAGGGGAACTGAGGGTGCCATAGGAATCTGAAGATCACCTAGCTCTCCTGAGACCCAACCTGGTACCCTAGCCACAAGTCCCTGGTCTGGGTGTTTGCTTTGGGTAGCAGACATGTCATGGGATGTTTGGCTGGTTGATTGGATTATCAGGTATGGAAATGGGTCTATCAATTTTCATTTTTCTAATTTCCTGCAGGCCAGAATGAGCTGCCATCTTTGCCCTGGGAGTGCCCCCGCCCCCGAGCCCTGTGGGTGAGGAGCCCAATGGAATAGGGTTATTCCAAATGTGACAGGAGGCTGCGATTCCTGGACAagctctctgcctctccctccagTGAAAAGGCAGCCTCCGGGTTGGGGCATCACTGCTTCTTaattgaggccttgtctacacgagAAAGTTGAACCTGTTTTtaactgatttaattaaactggtgcaaactccTGTGTGGATGCTTCTATTTCACTTTCAGAAGGGCTAACTGCAGTTTAGCTTAGACTGATTCCCAGTCATCTTAACCTAATCCAAAATAACAGAGGCCAGACACAAGTTTGCACCAGTTGAACAAAAGCAGTTTAAACACACCCCTTATATTATACTGGGGAAATTTTTCATGTAGACATATTCTGAGGCCTCATCTACACacaagccaggtctacactacagacgtATATCGGTCTATccatgtcactcagaggtgtgaaaaatgcacatcactgagcaatgtagttatactaacctaaccccctgtgtagacagcaccatgtctcctgctgacaaagctgccacctcttggggaggcggATTAACTACACAAACAGGAGAcgctcccattggcatagttttACTGTGACTCTGCTGCACACGGTAGCACTGTACATGAACAAAAGCCAACGGTCTTGCACCattttaactaaactggtttatTTATAAAGATGCAAACCCTTGTGTGGGCACTTTTTTATTGGTTTAAATCTCTTCCTcatctttttaaacaaaactgcaatAATCCACTCTTAGTCTGAAATCAAAATGTCCACAAAGTCTTTTGCACCAATTTAGCTGAATGAGCTTAAATCACACCCTATGTTAAACCAGTGGAACCCCGTGTATACCCGAGCTCCACGGTCGACTTTGCACCCAGTGACCCCAGAAAACACAGGCCAGGAGCTGGTCGACGTTCTCCTAGCGTGCACAAAGCTACTAGTACACTGCATTTAGATAATGGACAAAATTCTGCTCATGGCTCATTCAATAAAGGCTGAGCTGTAAATGCCTGTGTGGTTACTACTGATGGTGTGAGTAAAGTCACCAAAAGGGTTcattaggctgggtctacactacccgcctgaatcggcgggtagaaatcgacctctcggggatcgatccccgaatcgacactcttactccaccagcggaggtgggagtaagcgtcgtcgacgggaagccgcagaggtcgattttgccgccgtcctcacagcggggtaattcggctgcgatacgtcgaattcagctacgctattcacgtagctgaatttgcgtatcttaaatcgactcccccctgtagtgtagatgtagccttagaggaAGGCGGGCTACAtctggaggtgtaattcccagcttgggGAGATGTTCCCAGGCTAGCTCTGACCCAGCTCGCTCACTACAAATAGAAGTGCAGCTGCCGCGGTGTGAGCAGTGGAACAGGCCAGCCTCCCAAATACACAGATAGGGGTACCCTTGGGTTtgaattctgccccctccccaccaccaccatggcTACCCTGCTGTGTTTAACATGCCGGCTCTCTCAGAGCTGGGAGAGACGTCTCCAGCTGCTGTATAGACAAACCCGCAGACACTAGATGGAGGAGTGAGAACGTCACTGGGGGAGAAGTCTGCAAGGTGTGCCCTGCGTTCCCATCATGAAATCATTTGGTCCCAGTCCTTTAGGCTCTTTGTGTGCAAAGCTCCCGCCAATGTCCTGGGCACAGAGAGCTCCCAGGTAGGACCGCTGGTATGAACCTCCTGCGTCCTTCCTCCAAAAGGCTTCCTGCAGactcccaccacagctggcttCTGCAGCCTGGTGAGCCTTCCTCCAGGCtgttgaaactgttaaagagccattaaagtggtaatgaagccatttaacaggcatttgccaacccccaggtatagactgtcagtttctgaatgtactgaccaAACCAGTTGTGCATCACTGTtgtatttactcagaacatgttagtctacaggaccttagtttaagatttgttttaaaatatttcattattgtgttgctgaagattataaaatcatagCTCTAAAAAATCACTTGCCGCTAAAAGCCTCTGTAATGAGGGTGGAATGGCTGCAGTGCAGGAGCTGGGAATAGGTTATTTGTTAGTCACACTTTGTGTGGCATTAGCACAGAACAGGTGAAGAACTAATGCTCAGAAAACGTCGCCTTGTCATGTTCCTATCAGACAGTTAATGATTGTTTTAATGGTTAGTTACAGGGGCAGGAAGCAACCGTGCTGTGGAATTGAACACGCCCAACCAGCCCCACCATGGAAGCTTCCAACTGGACCACGCttcacccctccaccttcatcctccTCGGCATCCCGGGGCTGGAGGCGGCGCacgtctggatctccatccccttctgctccATCTACATTCTGTCCCTCCTGGGGAACGGCTTCCTCCTGGCTGTTATCAAGACTGAGCCGAGCCTCCACGAGCCCATGTACCTTTTCCTTTGCATGCTGGCGCTGGCCGACCTGGTCgtatccaccaccaccctgcccaAAACCCTCTGCATATTCTGGTTCACGGACAATGTCATTCACACAAATGCTTGCCTGGCCCAGATTTTTTTGATTCACTCAGTTACTTGCATGGAGTTCGGGTTTATGTTGGCCATGGCCTTCGATCGCTACGTCGCTATCTGTAACCCGCTGCGACACTCGGCCATCCTCACCAATTGGGCTGTAGCCAAGATAGGGCTGGTCATTGTGATGAGGGGAGCCATTTTTCTGTGCCCACACCCATTTCTGCTGAAACGGCTCCCGTACTGCAGGACCCATGACATATCTCACACCTATTGTGAGTTCATGGCGTTGGTGAAACTGGCCTGTGAGGACACGACGGTCATGAGTGCCTATAGTCTGGCCGTATCGGTTTTCACTGGCGGATTAGATTTTATCCTCATTGTCCTGTCCTACATCCTGATCCTCCGGGCCGTCTTCAGACTCCCCACCAAGGAGGCGCGGCACAAATCCCTCAGTACCTGCAGCGCCCACGTCATCACCATGCTGGTTTTTTACACCCCAGCAACCTTCACCTACTTCTCCCACCGCTTTGGCCACATAGCTCCCCACGTTCACATCCTCATCGCCAACATTTACCTACTCTTCCCTCCCATGATGAACCCCATCATCTACGGAGTGAGAAACCCGGGGATCCGGCAGAGGGCGCTCCACATTTTGGGCATCAAAATAGACTGAAGGCCCACAGGATGGGTCAGCGGCTGGGGAGCAAGGTCCGTGCAAGCAACGTCAGGGCCCGCAAGGCCTGGCATCAAGATGGCTCAGTCAACCCCGGCTGTAGAAACCCACCTCAGCCTTGGTGAGCAGCAGAGCTAATAAACACGCTTGTCTGGGTCTGCAGCACAACATGGCTTTGACTTTGCACTGCTCTAGAGCATTGTTTTCACTGACCATTTCCACCCCGCCCAGCGAGATCAGAGCCTCGTTGTGCGAGTTGCTGTGTGACATATAGCAAGAGACTATCCCTGCCCCTTCGGCTTCAATCCAAACAGACAAGGCGGAGCAACCATGGGCAAGGCAGGGTTGTGGTCACCCTACATCACAGGTTTGGGATGAGGCCGAGGGAGCCCAAGGACTTGCCAAACATCACACACGGAGTTTAAGACAGCCAACAATTGCTTCAGGGCACCGGCCAACCTCTCCTCATTGGGGGTGACGAGAAAAGGTCCGCTGGAGGCAGTTACCCTCAGCTGTCCCATGCATGGCATCTTGAACCTGATCTGGTCATTGTCAGACAGAGGAGATTAGACTAAACTGGACCCCATCCTGAGCCTGGAGACCCAGATCTGACCCCAGGTCCAAGCCTTAAACACAAAGCCAGGCCCCCAATCTACCACATGGCAAACTCATACCCAGATGGCTGCATCTATCCCTGATGCACCCGCTCACACCCTGCTGGTTGCCTctcccccctgccacacaccctctCACACCCTGCCGACTACCTCTATCAGCCTGACCACatgccctcccacacccagccatctgcccttctctccctctcagaATC
Coding sequences within it:
- the LOC128847305 gene encoding olfactory receptor 52K2-like gives rise to the protein MEASNWTTLHPSTFILLGIPGLEAAHVWISIPFCSIYILSLLGNGFLLAVIKTEPSLHEPMYLFLCMLALADLVVSTTTLPKTLCIFWFTDNVIHTNACLAQIFLIHSVTCMEFGFMLAMAFDRYVAICNPLRHSAILTNWAVAKIGLVIVMRGAIFLCPHPFLLKRLPYCRTHDISHTYCEFMALVKLACEDTTVMSAYSLAVSVFTGGLDFILIVLSYILILRAVFRLPTKEARHKSLSTCSAHVITMLVFYTPATFTYFSHRFGHIAPHVHILIANIYLLFPPMMNPIIYGVRNPGIRQRALHILGIKID